From one Deinococcus aetherius genomic stretch:
- a CDS encoding transposase: MEDEAGPYQAIPHPGTSWQPQGEPTRLPHEYVRGGTAKLLTLFHPSSGQVRVRGVTCCTNAVLHPWMQQTLTEVLEQLPVATVLPPAHNRSVWERWQAGLSVRFTLLEHLPPLRLLLVLDNLTGHKTPELVCWLMRQGIMPLSTPVAGSWLNMAESIQRILVRRALAGHCPNSAQQVIEWLEASARGWNRAPTPFVWGGKRQARRQRARARRHPLAGSGAYTLQVLQ, from the coding sequence GTGGAAGATGAAGCCGGACCCTACCAGGCTATTCCCCACCCCGGGACGAGTTGGCAACCCCAAGGGGAGCCCACCCGACTGCCCCATGAGTATGTTCGGGGCGGGACGGCCAAGCTGCTGACCCTCTTTCACCCGTCCAGCGGTCAAGTGCGCGTTCGAGGGGTCACGTGTTGCACGAACGCCGTGCTGCATCCCTGGATGCAGCAGACCCTGACCGAAGTTCTGGAGCAACTGCCGGTGGCAACGGTGTTGCCACCGGCTCACAACCGTTCCGTCTGGGAACGCTGGCAGGCAGGGCTGAGCGTGAGGTTCACGCTGCTGGAACACCTGCCGCCCCTCCGCCTGCTGTTGGTGTTGGATAACCTCACCGGACACAAGACCCCGGAACTGGTGTGCTGGTTGATGCGGCAGGGGATCATGCCGCTCTCTACCCCGGTGGCAGGCAGTTGGCTGAACATGGCCGAGTCGATCCAGCGCATTCTGGTTCGTCGCGCACTGGCAGGCCACTGTCCGAACAGTGCTCAGCAGGTGATCGAGTGGTTGGAGGCCAGCGCACGGGGATGGAATCGCGCCCCAACGCCTTTCGTCTGGGGTGGAAAACGACAAGCCCGCCGTCAGCGGGCTCGTGCCAGACGTCATCCTTTGGCCGGTTCTGGTGCCTACACCCTTCAGGTCCTTCAGTGA
- a CDS encoding tyrosine-type recombinase/integrase codes for MTLDLYRGSPLDRAKGWGDLLPEERRRRAVEAARDRDGEALWGLTEAYLTLRGASGTATSPRTLKAYRWAVERFLTYSGEQAVNLLRMTTSDGVRFIRTVEAAGLSPASTRVQLAGVRLFYKALRWAEATQTAPFSDVRPVRDRTAPWDKRSPYSDAEVRALLEAADPRMRALLLLCAHGGLRISEALALEWADVNLAARELVVRSGKGGKRRKVVFGESLRAALASLPHGEAVIGGSYPAAVERLQWLCSRAGVPCRGHHALRHYAGTRLMREGAALDDVARHLGHSALETARIYAKWSNEGLRQRLVDDHSDGLKKRLMGQE; via the coding sequence ATGACGCTGGATCTGTACCGGGGGTCGCCCCTCGACCGGGCGAAGGGGTGGGGTGACCTGTTGCCCGAGGAGAGGAGGCGCCGGGCGGTCGAGGCGGCGAGAGACCGAGACGGGGAGGCGCTGTGGGGTCTGACCGAGGCGTACCTCACCCTGCGTGGGGCGAGCGGGACGGCGACGAGTCCGAGAACGCTGAAGGCCTACCGCTGGGCGGTTGAGCGGTTCCTAACCTACAGCGGGGAGCAGGCGGTGAACCTGCTGCGGATGACGACGAGCGACGGGGTCCGGTTCATTCGGACCGTCGAGGCGGCGGGGCTGAGTCCCGCGAGCACCCGGGTGCAGCTCGCGGGGGTGCGGCTGTTCTACAAGGCCCTGCGCTGGGCGGAGGCGACGCAGACCGCCCCCTTCTCCGACGTGCGGCCGGTGCGGGACAGGACGGCGCCGTGGGACAAGCGGTCCCCCTACAGCGACGCGGAGGTGCGGGCGCTGCTGGAGGCGGCCGACCCCCGAATGCGGGCCCTGCTGCTGCTGTGTGCCCACGGGGGGCTGCGGATCAGCGAAGCCCTGGCTCTAGAGTGGGCGGACGTGAATCTCGCCGCCCGCGAGCTGGTGGTGCGCTCGGGCAAGGGGGGGAAGCGGCGCAAGGTCGTGTTCGGGGAGAGCCTCCGGGCAGCCCTGGCCTCCTTGCCTCATGGGGAAGCCGTGATCGGGGGAAGCTACCCGGCGGCGGTGGAGCGGCTCCAGTGGCTGTGCAGTCGTGCGGGCGTCCCCTGCCGGGGGCACCACGCCCTGCGGCACTATGCTGGGACGCGGCTGATGCGGGAGGGCGCAGCCCTCGATGACGTGGCCCGGCACCTGGGCCACTCCGCGCTGGAGACGGCCCGCATCTACGCGAAGTGGAGCAATGAGGGGTTGAGGCAGCGACTCGTGGATGACCACAGTGATGGCTTGAAGAAAAGGCTGATGGGCCAGGAATGA
- a CDS encoding type IV toxin-antitoxin system AbiEi family antitoxin domain-containing protein, with product MNTPGEGVEAVLDLFTQQGGYLTARDAARAGVPGVTLTRLLQQGVIERPQRGVYRLVDTGKLEAVAAEAEDLLEVQLRFPYARPCLVSALHLHGLTTTRPTALQFAVPAHHRRPAVNFPILEIFYFGPKAYRAGLTILNVRRRPLTTYGPEKTLTDLLRYAPRFGRDLYLEGLKKYLGWPGAQVQALIQMGKDQGVWKELSRDLEVLLHDQDH from the coding sequence ATGAACACGCCGGGTGAAGGGGTGGAAGCGGTGCTGGACCTGTTCACCCAGCAAGGCGGGTACCTGACGGCGCGGGACGCCGCACGCGCGGGTGTGCCCGGTGTCACGCTGACTCGGCTCTTGCAACAGGGAGTCATCGAGCGGCCCCAGCGGGGGGTGTACCGCTTGGTGGACACGGGCAAGCTGGAGGCGGTGGCCGCAGAGGCCGAGGATCTGCTGGAGGTGCAGCTGCGCTTTCCCTACGCCCGCCCCTGTCTCGTGAGCGCGCTGCACCTGCACGGGTTGACGACGACCCGCCCGACGGCGCTCCAGTTCGCCGTGCCCGCTCACCACCGGCGACCGGCAGTGAACTTTCCCATCCTGGAGATCTTCTATTTCGGGCCAAAAGCCTACCGCGCAGGCCTGACCATCCTCAACGTCCGCAGGCGGCCGCTGACGACCTACGGTCCGGAGAAGACGCTGACCGACTTGCTGCGTTACGCCCCACGCTTCGGGCGCGACCTCTACCTCGAAGGGCTGAAGAAGTATCTGGGGTGGCCCGGGGCCCAGGTGCAGGCCCTGATTCAGATGGGCAAAGACCAAGGGGTGTGGAAGGAATTGTCGCGGGACCTGGAGGTGCTGCTGCATGACCAGGACCACTGA
- a CDS encoding nucleotidyl transferase AbiEii/AbiGii toxin family protein, protein MTRTTDPSPISILARPRHLGCTQYPNLPANAMLLLYAQQGLLARLDASPYAEQFVLKGALSLFARYGQAARPTEDLDLAARGLPHTPEEVRRVLEEVCRLPYADSLTFDPESVRVSPINEAVNYPGVAVRLVALLGSSRANLQIDVSFGNAITPGPVTWTFPPLLVDRGVSVPIYPLETVVTEKFAALVEIGEATTRMKDLYDLHVILTREVLTAGETLLALRRSFAARRTPEAAVPRVLDEPFGRSEVLTPRWRQYLARTRFSAPPLDTVMALLRAFYRPLLLEGRSQGTWSPAEARWDD, encoded by the coding sequence ATGACCAGGACCACTGACCCCAGTCCGATCAGCATCCTCGCGCGGCCGCGCCACCTCGGCTGCACGCAGTACCCCAACCTGCCCGCCAACGCCATGCTGCTGCTCTACGCCCAGCAGGGGCTGCTCGCCCGGCTCGACGCCAGCCCCTATGCGGAGCAGTTCGTGCTCAAGGGCGCCCTAAGTCTCTTCGCCCGGTACGGGCAGGCCGCCCGCCCCACCGAGGACCTCGACCTCGCGGCCCGGGGCCTGCCCCACACCCCCGAGGAAGTGCGGCGGGTGCTGGAGGAGGTGTGCCGCCTTCCTTACGCCGATAGCCTGACCTTTGACCCGGAAAGCGTACGGGTCTCCCCCATCAATGAGGCGGTGAATTACCCCGGCGTCGCGGTGCGCCTGGTCGCCCTGCTGGGATCGTCGCGTGCCAATCTGCAGATCGACGTGTCGTTTGGCAACGCGATCACACCGGGGCCGGTGACCTGGACGTTTCCGCCCCTGCTGGTGGACCGCGGGGTGTCCGTCCCCATCTATCCGCTGGAGACGGTGGTGACCGAGAAGTTCGCGGCCCTGGTCGAGATCGGCGAGGCGACCACGCGCATGAAGGACCTCTACGACCTGCACGTCATCCTGACCAGGGAGGTTCTTACAGCGGGCGAGACGTTGCTCGCCCTACGCCGCAGTTTCGCGGCCCGGAGGACGCCGGAAGCGGCGGTCCCACGCGTTCTGGATGAACCTTTTGGCCGCTCGGAAGTGCTGACCCCACGCTGGCGGCAGTATCTGGCGCGCACCCGGTTCTCTGCCCCACCCCTGGACACGGTGATGGCCCTGCTGAGAGCGTTCTACCGCCCTCTCCTCCTGGAGGGGCGCAGCCAGGGGACCTGGAGCCCGGCGGAAGCCCGCTGGGATGATTGA
- a CDS encoding helix-turn-helix domain-containing protein produces the protein MTTPFLPTPSEAEAARTQLEQLQSQAGQVPARLAGILEDLLGQLAAGKAVQVVTLDREISTQQAADLLNVSRPYLVKLVEEGVLPHRKVGPRRRLYLEDVLAYKARLDAQRQTALQALADDLQAMGLD, from the coding sequence ATGACCACACCCTTTCTTCCCACCCCTTCTGAGGCTGAAGCCGCCCGTACCCAGCTCGAACAGCTCCAGTCTCAGGCCGGGCAGGTCCCTGCCCGTCTCGCAGGGATCCTCGAAGACCTCCTCGGTCAACTCGCCGCAGGCAAGGCCGTGCAGGTCGTGACCCTCGACCGGGAGATCAGCACTCAGCAGGCCGCTGACCTCCTCAATGTCAGCCGCCCCTACCTGGTCAAGTTGGTCGAGGAAGGGGTCCTTCCCCATCGCAAGGTCGGTCCCCGGCGCCGGCTGTACCTGGAAGACGTCCTCGCATACAAGGCGAGATTGGATGCCCAGCGGCAGACAGCCCTGCAAGCCCTCGCCGACGACCTCCAGGCGATGGGCCTCGATTGA
- a CDS encoding IS6 family transposase: MPCGQKLPGYRFPLAVIGYAVWLYHRFTLSYRDVEELLLERGICVTRESILTWCIKFSDFFAQGLRQREPRRGSRWHLDEMHVDVGGVKHWLWRAVDERGAVLDVFLQQYRDTEAARSFFARLLGEYEVPEVIHTDKLWSYGAALRELPVLHTVEHVRVVSTARCNNLIEQSHRPTRQQERQQRGFRSRKRAQGFLDLHARISNLHHPARPTVPACYRRHHQQAAFKTWQEAVSQAA, encoded by the coding sequence GTGCCCTGCGGTCAGAAGCTCCCCGGCTATCGTTTTCCTCTCGCCGTGATCGGCTATGCCGTGTGGTTGTACCACCGCTTCACGCTCAGCTATCGGGATGTCGAAGAACTGCTGCTGGAACGAGGAATTTGCGTCACCCGTGAATCTATCCTGACGTGGTGCATCAAGTTCAGCGACTTCTTTGCCCAGGGACTGCGCCAGCGAGAACCCCGACGGGGTTCTCGCTGGCATCTCGACGAAATGCACGTGGACGTCGGCGGGGTCAAACACTGGCTGTGGCGAGCCGTCGATGAACGTGGAGCTGTGCTGGACGTCTTCCTTCAGCAATACCGGGATACCGAGGCCGCCCGCTCGTTCTTCGCTCGCCTGCTCGGTGAATACGAGGTTCCCGAGGTTATCCATACGGACAAGCTCTGGAGTTATGGTGCAGCGCTTCGGGAACTTCCCGTGCTCCACACCGTGGAGCACGTCCGGGTTGTGTCCACAGCCCGTTGCAATAATTTGATCGAACAGTCCCATCGACCGACACGTCAGCAGGAACGACAACAACGAGGATTCAGGTCACGAAAACGCGCTCAGGGCTTCCTCGACCTGCACGCCCGCATCAGCAACCTCCATCACCCAGCCCGCCCGACCGTTCCCGCTTGCTACCGTCGTCATCACCAACAAGCCGCCTTTAAGACGTGGCAAGAAGCCGTGTCGCAGGCGGCCTGA
- a CDS encoding putative bifunctional diguanylate cyclase/phosphodiesterase, which translates to MNHTLQPRGLLVALVGLATLHLLWVLSGAGPEHLRPYLGNFIYFPIYALSAALALQTGRRHTGTERQAWTWLALGIFSWGLGQAVYTYLYIVTDTNPFPSLADVGYLALIPCFLLGIVHFPRFTHGRLQNAAFLLDIVIVVLAFGDLLWVLDVQATVEAYRGQPFALSIALAYPLTDLVLCALLLGLILWRPRHLSAHQLWTLALGLVLFLIGDLVYAYRTSKELYELGQPLDALWSWGAVFFGLAAYASRAGAARAVPVGTSQGARTSARQLLVPNAAIVVTYALFFLLHTPLLGQHENFDPVVGVVTLLVLLRQGLGLLDNARLHRRLAHQAEHDHLTGLYNRVNLQPYLADAIHKACEHHHLVAVLFLDLDRMKLVNDSFGHPAGDWVLKEMGARLAGVMQGEHILARVGGDEFVVILTGLDHVDQAARTAERLLAVVGAPVQVQGQQVFLTASIGVTVCPRDTDDAETALKQADIAMYQAKRQGKNTWRWFDERDNLTAVEQVRLDTHLRLALAQNEFEVHYQPIVGLGDAGVVGYEALLRWTSPVLGPVPPAKFIPVAEAHGLIEPLGEWVLRAALAQVRTWRRTGGPTVYVSVNVSPLQFSREGFVAGIAALLTESTLRGEALMLELTESALITDVPTSVGKLRELRALGVRVALDDFGTGYSSLSYLRQLPVQVLKVDRSFVNALDDEGVTLVQAVVTMAHGLGLMVVAEGIEETGQAETLRTLRCDLGQGYLFGRPAPAVPVDPAQEQRGSPESNAGKLERGQSGGLFAPGLTAVSSD; encoded by the coding sequence ATGAACCACACCCTGCAACCGCGCGGCCTGCTCGTGGCCCTCGTCGGGCTGGCGACCCTCCACCTCCTGTGGGTGCTGAGCGGCGCTGGTCCTGAACATTTGCGCCCCTACCTCGGCAACTTCATCTACTTCCCGATCTACGCCCTCAGCGCCGCCCTCGCCCTCCAGACCGGCAGGCGGCACACCGGAACCGAGCGCCAGGCCTGGACCTGGCTGGCCCTCGGCATCTTCAGTTGGGGACTGGGGCAGGCGGTTTACACCTACCTGTACATCGTCACGGACACCAATCCCTTCCCGTCCCTCGCCGACGTGGGGTACCTCGCCCTGATCCCCTGCTTCCTGCTTGGGATCGTGCACTTCCCGCGCTTCACTCACGGTCGCCTGCAAAACGCGGCCTTTCTGCTCGACATCGTGATCGTGGTGCTCGCCTTCGGGGACCTGCTGTGGGTGCTCGACGTGCAGGCCACGGTGGAGGCCTACCGGGGACAGCCCTTCGCGCTGTCCATCGCACTCGCCTACCCCCTGACGGACCTCGTGCTCTGCGCGCTGCTGCTCGGCCTGATCCTCTGGCGACCCCGGCATCTGTCAGCCCACCAACTCTGGACACTGGCCCTGGGGCTCGTGCTGTTCCTGATCGGGGACCTGGTGTACGCCTACCGCACCAGCAAGGAGCTGTACGAGTTGGGGCAGCCCCTCGACGCCCTCTGGTCCTGGGGAGCGGTGTTCTTCGGCCTGGCGGCCTATGCCAGCCGGGCGGGAGCAGCGCGAGCCGTCCCCGTCGGCACTTCCCAGGGCGCACGCACGAGCGCCCGGCAGCTCCTGGTGCCCAACGCGGCCATCGTGGTCACCTACGCGCTGTTCTTTCTGCTGCACACCCCCCTGCTGGGCCAACACGAGAACTTTGATCCTGTCGTGGGGGTCGTCACCCTGCTCGTGCTCCTGCGCCAGGGACTGGGCCTGCTCGACAATGCCCGGCTCCACCGCCGCCTCGCTCACCAAGCCGAACACGACCACCTGACCGGGCTGTACAACCGTGTCAACCTCCAGCCGTACCTGGCGGACGCCATCCACAAGGCCTGCGAGCACCACCACCTGGTGGCGGTCCTCTTTCTCGATCTCGACCGCATGAAGCTCGTCAACGACTCGTTCGGTCACCCCGCTGGGGACTGGGTGCTCAAGGAGATGGGAGCCCGGCTCGCCGGAGTCATGCAGGGGGAGCACATCCTCGCCCGCGTGGGCGGCGACGAGTTCGTGGTGATCCTGACGGGGCTTGACCACGTGGATCAGGCGGCCAGGACCGCCGAACGGCTGCTGGCCGTCGTCGGTGCTCCCGTGCAGGTCCAGGGCCAGCAGGTGTTCCTGACGGCGAGCATCGGGGTCACGGTCTGCCCCAGGGACACGGATGACGCCGAGACCGCGCTGAAGCAGGCGGACATCGCCATGTATCAGGCCAAACGCCAGGGCAAGAACACTTGGCGGTGGTTCGACGAACGGGACAACCTGACCGCCGTGGAGCAGGTGCGCCTGGACACCCACCTTCGCCTGGCCCTGGCGCAGAACGAGTTCGAGGTGCATTACCAGCCCATCGTCGGGCTCGGGGACGCGGGTGTGGTGGGCTACGAGGCGCTGCTGCGCTGGACGTCTCCGGTATTGGGTCCGGTGCCCCCGGCCAAATTCATCCCGGTGGCTGAGGCGCACGGATTGATCGAGCCGCTGGGAGAGTGGGTGTTGCGCGCGGCCCTGGCGCAGGTCCGCACCTGGCGGAGGACCGGCGGTCCCACCGTGTACGTCTCGGTGAACGTCTCCCCGCTGCAATTCTCGCGGGAAGGCTTTGTCGCCGGGATCGCGGCGCTCCTGACCGAGAGCACCCTGCGGGGAGAGGCCCTGATGCTCGAACTGACGGAGAGCGCGCTGATCACGGACGTCCCCACCTCCGTGGGGAAGCTGCGGGAATTGCGGGCCCTGGGCGTGCGGGTGGCCCTGGACGACTTCGGCACGGGCTATTCGAGCCTGAGTTACCTCCGGCAACTGCCCGTGCAGGTCCTGAAGGTGGACCGATCCTTTGTGAACGCCCTGGACGATGAGGGCGTGACGCTGGTGCAGGCGGTGGTGACGATGGCCCACGGCTTAGGCCTGATGGTGGTGGCGGAGGGCATCGAGGAGACCGGCCAGGCCGAAACCCTGCGGACGTTGAGGTGTGATCTTGGACAGGGGTACCTCTTCGGGCGCCCAGCGCCGGCGGTCCCAGTTGACCCTGCCCAGGAACAGCGGGGTTCCCCCGAGTCTAACGCTGGGAAGTTGGAGAGGGGTCAGTCGGGCGGTCTCTTCGCACCCGGCCTGACGGCGGTCTCTTCGGACTGA
- a CDS encoding low temperature requirement protein A, with amino-acid sequence MDRIPGSTNELGDETAPGTWRRPDRPLFEPPRLRTGEQGERQTTWMELFFDLVFVVAVDQVARRLEGGVMGSAVLGFLVLAVPVWWAWVGYVYYVDRFGTDDLSDRLITLVQMGLALMLALRAQDALGPGAAGFALAYGAFRLVLALGYAHAARAAPEARAPASHFALGYGLAALLWLVSALVPAPARFWLWGAAFLVDIGTPLVLAGWNVRFPPNTGHLQERFGNFTLIVLGESTVGVVEGLRQQTQGPAVGIAALALLLAFALWWVYFETSDGAAVQAVRKGRTTPYNTWLYAHLPFTVGIGAGAMGVMHAIREAAQPALPDPSRWLLAGATALCFAALAVINWSYLASGSRWNGPQVGWNLLAAGLALGIAAFAGGLPALGVMGLLTAASLLPVGLDLGRRARRQGG; translated from the coding sequence GTGGACAGGATTCCAGGCAGCACCAACGAGCTGGGGGACGAGACGGCCCCGGGCACCTGGCGGCGTCCCGACCGGCCGCTCTTTGAACCCCCGCGCCTGCGGACCGGCGAGCAGGGGGAGCGCCAGACGACGTGGATGGAGCTGTTCTTCGACCTCGTCTTCGTGGTGGCGGTGGACCAGGTGGCGCGGCGGCTGGAAGGGGGCGTCATGGGAAGCGCCGTCCTGGGCTTCCTGGTCCTGGCAGTCCCGGTCTGGTGGGCCTGGGTTGGCTACGTCTACTACGTGGACCGCTTCGGCACCGACGACCTGAGTGACCGCCTGATCACGCTGGTCCAGATGGGGCTGGCGCTGATGCTCGCCCTGCGGGCGCAGGACGCCCTGGGGCCGGGGGCTGCAGGGTTCGCGCTCGCCTACGGGGCGTTCCGGCTGGTCCTGGCCCTCGGTTACGCCCATGCGGCGCGGGCGGCCCCCGAGGCGCGGGCACCCGCCTCACACTTCGCGCTGGGCTATGGCCTCGCGGCGCTGCTGTGGCTGGTCTCGGCGCTGGTGCCCGCGCCTGCCCGCTTCTGGCTGTGGGGCGCCGCCTTCCTGGTGGATATCGGCACCCCGCTGGTGCTGGCGGGCTGGAACGTCCGCTTCCCGCCCAACACCGGGCACCTCCAGGAGCGCTTCGGCAACTTCACGCTGATCGTCCTGGGCGAGAGCACCGTGGGGGTGGTGGAGGGCCTCCGCCAGCAGACCCAGGGACCGGCGGTGGGAATCGCGGCCCTGGCGCTGCTGCTGGCCTTCGCGCTGTGGTGGGTGTACTTCGAGACGTCGGACGGTGCGGCAGTTCAGGCCGTCAGGAAGGGCCGCACCACGCCCTACAACACCTGGCTGTACGCCCACCTGCCCTTCACGGTGGGCATCGGGGCCGGGGCGATGGGCGTCATGCACGCCATCCGTGAGGCCGCGCAACCGGCCCTGCCCGACCCGTCGCGCTGGCTGCTGGCGGGAGCCACCGCGCTGTGCTTCGCGGCGCTCGCCGTCATCAACTGGTCTTACCTGGCCTCGGGCAGCCGCTGGAATGGCCCGCAGGTGGGCTGGAACCTCCTCGCGGCGGGGCTGGCGCTGGGCATCGCGGCCTTCGCGGGCGGCCTGCCCGCCCTCGGCGTGATGGGGCTGCTCACGGCGGCGAGCCTGCTGCCGGTCGGGTTGGACCTCGGGCGCCGCGCCCGCCGCCAGGGCGGATGA
- a CDS encoding major royal jelly family protein, whose amino-acid sequence MNDQAQNLPTDEPVGTLEVVATFGGAMLTGVTVSHTGRIFINFPKWGDDVRFTVAELRDGQPVAYPDQATNDTDPDDPAAALVSVQSVVVDPADRLWMLDTGSPMFQPTQYGGPKLLCVDLATDQVVQTILFPQDVALPTTYLNDVRFDLRRGEAGMAFITDSAQQGPNGLIVVDLASGESWRKLHDHPSTKARDLQDFLPIVEGRPFLERQDGEVKQGAGMGSDGIAISADGSRLYYCPLGSRRLYSVSTDALADRSLEDQAVAAAVRDEGDRGGASDGLESDADGYIYSGNYEHNAILRRKEGGVWETVVHDPRLLWPDTLSVANDGYLYVTANQLHRQARYHGGQDLRRKPYSLFRIRIDAQPVLLR is encoded by the coding sequence ATGAACGATCAGGCGCAAAACTTGCCCACCGACGAACCCGTCGGAACGCTGGAGGTGGTGGCGACCTTTGGCGGCGCGATGCTCACGGGCGTGACGGTGTCCCACACGGGGCGCATCTTCATCAACTTCCCCAAGTGGGGCGACGACGTGCGATTCACGGTCGCCGAATTGCGGGACGGACAACCGGTGGCCTACCCGGATCAGGCGACGAACGACACCGATCCGGATGACCCTGCCGCCGCCCTGGTGTCGGTGCAGAGTGTCGTGGTCGATCCGGCCGACCGGCTGTGGATGCTCGACACCGGCAGTCCGATGTTCCAGCCCACGCAGTACGGAGGGCCGAAGCTCCTGTGCGTGGACCTGGCGACGGATCAGGTGGTCCAGACGATTCTCTTCCCGCAGGACGTGGCCCTGCCCACCACGTACCTCAACGACGTGCGCTTCGACCTGCGGCGCGGTGAGGCGGGGATGGCCTTTATCACCGACTCGGCGCAGCAGGGACCCAACGGCCTCATCGTGGTGGACCTCGCCAGCGGTGAGAGCTGGCGGAAGTTGCACGACCATCCCTCCACCAAGGCGCGGGACCTGCAAGATTTCCTCCCCATCGTCGAGGGACGGCCTTTTCTGGAACGGCAGGACGGAGAGGTCAAGCAGGGTGCGGGGATGGGATCGGACGGCATCGCCATCTCGGCCGACGGCTCACGCCTGTACTACTGCCCGCTCGGCAGTCGGCGGCTTTACAGCGTGAGCACCGATGCCCTCGCGGACCGCTCCCTGGAGGACCAGGCGGTCGCCGCCGCCGTCCGGGACGAAGGGGACCGGGGCGGGGCCTCGGACGGGCTGGAGTCCGACGCGGACGGGTACATCTACTCCGGGAACTACGAACACAACGCCATCCTGCGGCGCAAGGAAGGGGGCGTGTGGGAGACCGTCGTTCACGACCCACGCCTGCTGTGGCCCGATACCCTGTCCGTGGCGAATGATGGCTACCTCTACGTGACCGCCAATCAACTCCACCGTCAGGCGCGCTATCACGGCGGGCAGGACCTGCGCCGCAAGCCCTATAGCCTCTTCCGAATCAGGATCGACGCCCAGCCCGTCCTGTTACGGTGA
- a CDS encoding glutathione-independent formaldehyde dehydrogenase, translating to MKAVVYNGSRDVAVKNVPDARIQRPTDVLVRITSTNICGSDLHMYEGRTDFEKGSIFGHENFGEVIEVGEAVDRVKVGDLVVLPFNIGCGFCKNCERGLSAFCLTTANPGMAGAAYGFADMGPYPGGQAELLRVPYGDYNCLLLPPDAREKEADYVMVADIFPTGWHATRLAGLCPGESVVVYGAGPVGLMAAYSAMLQGACMVMVVDHHADRLRLAESIGAIPIDDSQVNPVDRVLELTNGIGADRGCECVGYQCHDHHGKEIPGLTMNNLVKSVKFTGGIGVVGVFVPQDPGGATKLAKEGEIPFDWGMFWFRGQHVGTGQCNVKAYNRQLRDLISVGRAKPSFIVSHHLPLDEAPDAYKNFDERNDGWTKVILHPGT from the coding sequence ATGAAAGCCGTCGTCTACAACGGTTCCCGCGATGTGGCGGTAAAGAACGTCCCGGATGCCCGGATTCAGCGTCCCACCGATGTCCTGGTCAGGATCACCAGCACCAACATCTGCGGCAGCGATCTCCACATGTACGAGGGCCGCACCGACTTCGAGAAGGGCAGCATCTTCGGACACGAGAACTTCGGCGAAGTGATCGAGGTCGGCGAGGCGGTCGACCGGGTGAAGGTCGGGGACCTGGTGGTCTTGCCCTTCAACATCGGCTGCGGCTTTTGCAAGAACTGCGAGAGGGGCCTAAGTGCTTTCTGCCTCACGACCGCCAACCCTGGCATGGCCGGTGCGGCCTACGGCTTTGCCGACATGGGGCCTTACCCGGGCGGGCAGGCCGAACTCCTGCGGGTACCCTACGGGGACTACAACTGCCTGCTGCTTCCCCCGGACGCCCGGGAAAAGGAGGCCGACTACGTGATGGTGGCCGACATCTTCCCGACCGGCTGGCACGCGACCCGGCTGGCGGGGCTGTGCCCCGGCGAGTCGGTCGTGGTCTACGGCGCCGGTCCCGTGGGCCTGATGGCGGCCTACTCCGCCATGCTTCAGGGGGCCTGCATGGTGATGGTGGTGGACCACCACGCCGACCGGTTGCGGCTCGCCGAGAGCATCGGGGCCATCCCCATCGACGACTCACAGGTGAACCCGGTGGACCGGGTGCTGGAACTGACCAACGGGATCGGGGCGGACCGGGGCTGCGAGTGCGTGGGGTATCAGTGCCACGACCATCACGGCAAGGAGATTCCCGGGTTGACCATGAACAACCTGGTGAAATCGGTGAAGTTCACCGGGGGAATCGGCGTGGTGGGCGTCTTCGTGCCGCAGGACCCGGGCGGGGCCACCAAGCTCGCCAAAGAAGGCGAGATTCCCTTCGACTGGGGCATGTTCTGGTTCCGGGGGCAGCATGTGGGCACCGGGCAGTGCAACGTCAAGGCGTACAACCGCCAGTTGCGGGACCTGATCTCGGTGGGCCGGGCCAAACCTTCCTTCATCGTCTCGCACCATCTGCCGCTGGACGAGGCGCCTGACGCTTACAAGAACTTCGACGAACGCAACGACGGCTGGACCAAGGTAATCCTCCACCCCGGCACCTGA